A DNA window from Halostella litorea contains the following coding sequences:
- a CDS encoding tyrosine-type recombinase/integrase, whose amino-acid sequence MTRIEAVVDDFLADKGKGRGGESGNYRRDAARELDRFVSFLDDEGRESFEELSAGDLRAYARHLARQGWTAGTVRTYYAYVSSFCGWAVREGYLPENIAQRRDATEPLPAENGRTSGEQQAWSSEDRRALTAFVDERAESALAGDDPTDAVKACRDRALVYLLSYSGVRGAEVLADPNDDRRDGLRWRDVHLDDRYVTVFAKKQRYDDRGLPSPVVNPMRRYRTVLDPPSDDWPVFPTFHRPTLARRIDTELAERGYDEAEIDGLRADRTVFETCLEFDVAPPSITTDAGRRILRTLCDDAAIDVGDDHDYLQPHGARRGAGEVLVRTFGHAAAARALDNSEEIVREHYSHIEAGDMADRMTDAFEEVDGGE is encoded by the coding sequence TGTCCTTCCTCGACGACGAGGGCAGGGAGTCGTTCGAGGAACTGTCGGCGGGGGACCTGCGCGCGTACGCCCGCCACCTCGCGCGGCAGGGGTGGACTGCCGGGACCGTCCGCACCTACTACGCCTACGTCTCGTCCTTTTGCGGCTGGGCAGTTCGGGAGGGGTATCTCCCGGAGAACATCGCCCAACGGCGCGACGCGACCGAACCGCTCCCCGCCGAGAACGGCCGTACGAGCGGCGAACAGCAGGCCTGGAGCTCCGAGGACCGCCGGGCGCTCACGGCGTTCGTCGACGAGCGCGCCGAGTCGGCGCTCGCGGGCGACGACCCGACCGACGCGGTCAAGGCATGTCGCGACCGGGCGCTCGTCTACCTCCTCTCGTACTCGGGCGTCCGCGGGGCCGAGGTCCTCGCGGACCCGAACGACGACCGGCGGGACGGCCTCCGCTGGCGCGACGTGCACTTGGACGACCGCTACGTGACGGTGTTCGCCAAGAAGCAGCGGTACGACGACCGGGGCCTGCCGTCCCCAGTCGTAAATCCCATGCGACGATATCGAACTGTGCTCGACCCGCCGAGCGACGACTGGCCCGTCTTCCCGACGTTCCACCGGCCGACGCTCGCACGCCGGATCGACACGGAACTGGCCGAACGGGGGTACGACGAGGCGGAGATCGACGGGCTCCGCGCCGACCGGACCGTGTTCGAGACGTGCCTGGAGTTCGACGTCGCGCCGCCGTCGATCACGACGGACGCCGGTCGGCGGATCCTGCGGACCCTCTGTGACGACGCCGCGATCGACGTCGGCGACGACCACGACTACCTCCAGCCACACGGCGCGCGGCGCGGCGCGGGCGAGGTGCTGGTGCGGACGTTCGGCCACGCCGCCGCGGCCCGCGCGCTCGACAACTCCGAGGAGATCGTCCGCGAGCACTACTCGCACATCGAGGCGGGCGACATGGCCGACCGGATGACCGACGCGTTCGAGGAGGTCGACGGCGGGGAGTGA
- a CDS encoding universal stress protein, producing the protein MSEILVPVDGSPLAYRAFEYALEHFPDDDVTTLYVIDPVDAAYPAEFESVPVGEEWYENAMERAEGIHDEAREIAAKYDAELSTETEVDRPRHAIIAYAEDNDVDGIVMGSHGREGIQRLLLGSVAESVMRRSDVPVTVVR; encoded by the coding sequence ATGTCGGAGATCCTGGTGCCGGTCGACGGTTCCCCGCTCGCGTACCGTGCCTTCGAATACGCTCTGGAGCACTTCCCGGACGACGACGTGACGACCCTGTACGTCATCGACCCGGTCGACGCGGCCTACCCCGCGGAGTTCGAGTCCGTGCCCGTCGGCGAGGAGTGGTACGAGAACGCGATGGAGCGCGCGGAGGGGATCCACGACGAGGCCCGCGAGATAGCCGCGAAGTACGACGCCGAACTGTCGACGGAGACGGAGGTGGACCGCCCGCGACACGCGATCATTGCCTACGCCGAGGACAACGACGTCGACGGCATCGTGATGGGGAGCCACGGCCGCGAGGGGATCCAGCGGCTCCTCCTCGGCAGCGTCGCCGAATCGGTGATGCGCCGGTCGGACGTCCCGGTCACCGTCGTTCGCTGA
- a CDS encoding sensor domain-containing protein, translating to MSLGSPSSLPVRRPTVRSVVGVPFRAQTYKNLLYLALAFPLGLAYFIALSVGLSVSLAAIVLVVGVPLTAMVLVCAVGVARFEGILASVLLGVDIDTPDRVWLQEEGLWRRAAGLFFSVNTWKAVLYLASKLIVGIVSFVLLLTLFMTSGTMMAVPLFYDQPGVHVGLIMHGPVQVSPSLTIPWDSLLVGVETVVTITSWEVTTLPQALLMSLLGCCFLLAAMNVTNAFAWVAGRYAQFMLGEASVNPIVDEAA from the coding sequence ATGTCCCTCGGTAGCCCCTCCAGCCTCCCGGTTCGACGGCCGACGGTTCGGTCGGTGGTCGGCGTCCCGTTCCGCGCACAGACGTACAAGAACCTCCTGTATCTCGCGCTGGCGTTCCCGCTCGGACTGGCGTACTTCATCGCGCTGTCGGTCGGACTCTCGGTTTCCCTCGCCGCTATCGTCCTCGTCGTGGGCGTGCCGCTGACCGCGATGGTGCTGGTCTGTGCCGTCGGGGTCGCCAGGTTCGAGGGCATCCTCGCCAGCGTTCTACTCGGCGTCGACATCGACACGCCGGACCGCGTCTGGCTCCAGGAGGAGGGCTTGTGGCGGCGCGCCGCCGGGCTGTTCTTCTCCGTGAACACGTGGAAGGCGGTGCTGTACCTCGCGAGCAAGCTTATCGTGGGGATCGTCTCGTTCGTCCTCCTACTGACGCTTTTCATGACGAGCGGGACGATGATGGCCGTCCCGCTGTTCTACGACCAGCCCGGGGTCCACGTCGGCCTGATCATGCACGGCCCGGTCCAGGTGTCGCCCTCGCTGACCATCCCGTGGGACAGTTTGCTCGTCGGCGTCGAAACCGTCGTGACGATCACGTCCTGGGAGGTCACCACCCTGCCCCAGGCACTGTTGATGTCGCTGCTAGGCTGTTGTTTCCTGCTCGCCGCGATGAACGTCACGAACGCGTTCGCCTGGGTCGCCGGCCGCTACGCGCAGTTCATGCTCGGCGAGGCGTCGGTCAACCCCATCGTCGACGAGGCGGCCTGA